A stretch of the Poseidonibacter parvus genome encodes the following:
- a CDS encoding DUF1972 domain-containing protein, whose amino-acid sequence MNKKKLSIIGTVGIPAKYGGFETLAEYLTKDLNKEYDITVFCSSKSYPEKLDSYNNCKLEYINLNANGAQSIPYDIVSLIKSLKFADTILILGVSGCIFLPFLRLFNKKIRIVTNIDGLEWKRDKWNKYTKSFLKFSEKLATKYSDVVVADNKVIQNYVRDEYKVESELIAYGADHVNKVEISTELKEKYTFLNDKYAFTVCRIEPENNIHIILEAVSKNENLTFVIIGNWDASDYGKDLKEKYSSFTNINILDPIYNQTILDQFRSNCYVYLHGHSAGGTNPSLVEAMYLGLPILAFAVEYNKETTQHKALYFNSSIELIKLLNNINDTKLIDLSKDMKTIAEENYNWNLISQKYSSLF is encoded by the coding sequence ATGAATAAAAAGAAATTATCAATTATTGGCACAGTAGGTATTCCTGCAAAATATGGTGGCTTTGAAACTTTGGCAGAATATTTGACAAAAGATTTAAACAAAGAGTATGATATAACTGTTTTTTGTTCTTCTAAATCATATCCAGAAAAACTAGATTCTTACAACAATTGTAAGTTAGAATATATAAATCTTAATGCAAATGGAGCACAAAGTATTCCCTATGATATAGTATCTTTAATCAAATCACTTAAATTTGCTGATACTATTTTGATTCTAGGTGTATCAGGATGTATATTTTTACCTTTTTTAAGACTTTTTAATAAAAAGATTAGAATTGTCACAAATATTGATGGTTTAGAATGGAAAAGAGATAAGTGGAATAAGTATACAAAATCTTTTTTAAAGTTCTCAGAAAAACTAGCTACAAAATACAGTGATGTTGTAGTTGCTGACAATAAAGTGATTCAAAATTATGTAAGAGATGAATATAAAGTTGAGAGTGAGTTAATCGCTTATGGAGCAGATCATGTAAATAAAGTCGAAATATCTACTGAACTAAAAGAAAAATATACTTTCTTAAATGATAAATATGCATTTACAGTATGCAGAATAGAACCTGAGAATAATATTCATATAATTTTAGAAGCAGTATCAAAAAATGAAAATTTAACTTTTGTAATTATTGGAAATTGGGATGCAAGTGATTACGGGAAAGATTTAAAAGAAAAATATTCTTCATTTACTAATATAAATATACTAGATCCTATTTATAATCAAACTATCCTAGATCAATTTAGATCAAACTGTTATGTGTATTTACATGGACATAGTGCAGGAGGCACAAATCCATCATTAGTTGAGGCTATGTATTTAGGTCTTCCTATACTTGCTTTTGCAGTTGAGTATAACAAAGAAACAACACAACATAAGGCTTTGTATTTTAATTCTTCAATTGAATTAATAAAACTATTAAATAATATAAATGATACTAAATTAATTGATTTGTCAAAAGATATGAAAACTATTGCAGAAGAAAATTATAATTGGAATTTAATATCTCAAAAATATAGCTCTTTATTTTAA
- a CDS encoding YdcF family protein: MSYKILTLGFFICIFVYLFTNLGNYLDISKDPIKSDIIVSLGGGKNLHRFNKSIQLYKENYSKQGILIITGGTKYSQQNNLSDNRIAHIKNTNQKINYIFNPYLKNTAEEILFIRNYLNENNLKSALLVTDSLYTRRISILSNLLIPKSDNLSINTAVTDLEWWNKSLFYENKIALLSAFMEFFKISYNYIAYGVFYKLDLLYLLEDIEEQYELKRTIHDFINKYKT; the protein is encoded by the coding sequence ATGTCTTATAAAATTTTAACTCTAGGTTTTTTCATTTGCATTTTTGTTTATCTATTTACAAATCTTGGAAACTACTTAGACATATCAAAAGATCCAATTAAATCAGATATTATAGTATCTTTAGGTGGAGGAAAAAACTTACATAGATTCAATAAATCTATTCAATTATATAAAGAGAATTATAGTAAACAAGGAATATTAATTATTACGGGTGGAACAAAGTATAGTCAACAAAATAATTTATCAGATAATAGAATTGCTCATATTAAGAATACAAATCAAAAAATTAATTATATTTTCAACCCTTATCTAAAAAATACTGCTGAAGAAATTCTCTTTATTAGAAACTATCTGAATGAAAACAATCTTAAATCAGCACTTTTAGTTACAGATTCACTTTATACAAGAAGAATATCAATATTAAGTAATTTATTAATACCAAAGTCAGATAACCTTAGTATAAATACAGCAGTGACTGATTTAGAATGGTGGAATAAATCGTTATTCTATGAAAACAAGATTGCTTTATTGAGCGCATTTATGGAGTTTTTCAAAATTTCATACAACTATATTGCATATGGTGTATTTTATAAATTAGATTTATTATATTTACTTGAAGATATTGAAGAGCAATATGAATTAAAAAGAACTATTCATGATTTTATAAACAAGTATAAAACATAA